In Streptomyces dangxiongensis, one DNA window encodes the following:
- a CDS encoding D-alanyl-D-alanine carboxypeptidase family protein, which produces MTIGQGVRVRGRAAAVVAAGAVLGAGVLATAPARALTPTPAARVVPAAAAAPQVQAQGAYAMDAATGKQLFGKAPNGQLRTGSTTKIMTALVVLSQRNVDLDRKVRIRKEYTDYVIDPVTHTQRYSSANLILGDSMKVRDLLYGLLLPSGCDAAYALADTYGSGTTTAQRTKSFIGKMNAKARELGLANTHFDSFDGVSDGKNHASPRDLAKLAGTALKNKTFKAVVGRKVYGDMKSYRPGGGTHAMNAWKNTNTLLGSYRGAIGVKTGSGPEAKFCLVFAATRGSRTVVGTVLADTSVDQRVKDATKILDYGFAQRG; this is translated from the coding sequence ATGACCATCGGCCAGGGAGTCCGGGTACGCGGGAGAGCCGCCGCCGTCGTGGCGGCCGGCGCCGTCCTGGGTGCGGGGGTCCTCGCGACCGCTCCGGCTCGCGCGCTCACGCCGACGCCCGCCGCGAGGGTGGTGCCCGCCGCCGCGGCGGCGCCGCAGGTGCAGGCCCAGGGCGCGTACGCGATGGACGCGGCCACCGGCAAGCAGCTCTTCGGCAAGGCGCCGAACGGACAGCTCCGGACCGGCTCCACCACGAAGATCATGACGGCGCTCGTGGTGCTGTCCCAGCGGAACGTTGACCTCGACCGCAAGGTGAGGATCAGGAAGGAGTACACGGACTACGTCATCGACCCGGTCACGCACACCCAGCGCTACTCCAGCGCGAACCTGATCCTCGGCGACTCGATGAAGGTGCGCGACCTGCTGTACGGGCTGCTGCTGCCCTCGGGCTGCGACGCGGCGTACGCGCTCGCCGACACGTACGGGTCGGGCACGACGACGGCCCAGCGCACCAAGTCGTTCATCGGCAAGATGAACGCCAAGGCCCGCGAACTCGGCCTGGCCAACACCCACTTCGATTCCTTCGACGGGGTGTCCGACGGCAAGAACCACGCCTCGCCGCGTGATCTGGCCAAGCTGGCCGGGACCGCGCTCAAGAACAAGACGTTCAAAGCGGTCGTCGGCCGGAAGGTCTACGGCGACATGAAGTCCTACCGGCCCGGCGGCGGGACGCACGCGATGAACGCGTGGAAGAACACCAACACGCTGCTCGGCTCCTACCGGGGCGCGATCGGCGTGAAGACCGGCTCGGGACCGGAGGCGAAGTTCTGCCTGGTGTTCGCCGCGACCCGCGGGTCAAGGACCGTGGTGGGCACCGTGCTCGCGGACACCTCGGTGGACCAGCGGGTCAAGGACGCGACGAAGATCCTGGACTACGGCTTCGCCCAGCGCGGCTGA
- a CDS encoding LLM class F420-dependent oxidoreductase, whose amino-acid sequence MDLRIFTEPQQGATYDTLLTVARATEDLGFDAFFRSDHYLRMGSVHGLPGPTDAWITLAGLARETKRIRLGTLMTAGTFRLPGVLAIQVAQVDQMSGGRVELGLGAGWFEEEHKAYGIPFPKEKFARLEEQLAIVTGLWATEAGKTFDFHGTYYDLTDSPALPKPAQRKVPVLIGGHGATRTPRLAARYADEFNIPFASLEDSERQFGRVRAAAVEAGRDADDLTYSNALVVCVGRDDREVARRAAVIGREVDELKANGLAGSPAEVVDKIGRYAAIGSRRIYLQVLDLDDLDHLELISSQVQSRLS is encoded by the coding sequence ATGGACCTTCGAATCTTCACCGAACCCCAGCAGGGCGCCACCTACGACACCCTGCTCACCGTGGCCAGGGCCACCGAGGACCTCGGCTTCGACGCCTTCTTCCGCTCCGACCACTACCTCCGCATGGGCAGCGTGCACGGCCTGCCCGGTCCCACGGATGCCTGGATCACGCTGGCCGGGCTGGCCCGTGAGACCAAGCGCATCCGCCTGGGCACCCTGATGACGGCCGGCACCTTCCGGTTGCCCGGCGTGCTCGCCATCCAGGTCGCCCAGGTCGACCAGATGTCCGGCGGCCGGGTCGAACTGGGCCTGGGAGCGGGCTGGTTCGAGGAGGAGCACAAGGCGTACGGCATCCCGTTCCCGAAGGAGAAGTTCGCCCGGCTGGAGGAGCAACTGGCGATCGTCACCGGGCTGTGGGCGACCGAGGCCGGCAAGACCTTCGACTTCCACGGCACGTACTACGACCTCACCGACTCGCCCGCGCTGCCCAAGCCCGCCCAGCGGAAGGTGCCGGTGCTCATCGGCGGCCACGGCGCGACCCGTACGCCCCGGCTCGCCGCCCGGTACGCCGACGAGTTCAACATCCCGTTCGCCTCGCTCGAGGACAGCGAGCGGCAGTTCGGCCGGGTGCGGGCCGCCGCGGTGGAGGCCGGCCGCGACGCGGACGACCTGACGTACTCCAACGCGCTCGTGGTCTGCGTCGGCAGGGACGACCGGGAGGTGGCCCGACGGGCCGCAGTCATCGGCCGCGAGGTGGACGAGCTGAAGGCCAACGGCCTGGCCGGCTCCCCGGCCGAGGTCGTCGACAAGATCGGCCGGTACGCGGCGATCGGCTCGCGGCGGATCTACCTCCAGGTGCTGGACCTCGACGACCTGGACCACCTGGAGCTGATCTCCTCCCAGGTCCAGTCGCGGCTGTCGTAG